Proteins from one Mycobacterium sp. HUMS_12744610 genomic window:
- a CDS encoding adenylate/guanylate cyclase domain-containing protein: MATAATLPGRINAFVRWVVRTPWPLFLLSMVQADIIGALFVLGFLRYGLPPEDRLQLQDLPGVNLAVFAGSLVVLFLAVSVINLKLLMPVFRWQRRDNLLAETDPAATELARSRALRMPFYRTLTSMVAWCIGGVVFIVASWSVARFAAPVVAVATGLGAAATAIIGYLQSERVLRPVAVSALRSGVPENVKAPGVILRQILTWMLSTAVPVLAIVLAVVADKTSLLHATPDKLFTPILLLALAALGIGFVSTLLVAMSIADPLRQLRWALSEVQRGNYNAHMQIYDASELGLLQAGFNDMVRDLSERQRLRDLFGRYVGEDVARRALERGTELGGQERHVAVLFVDLVGSTQLAATRPPAEVVHLLNEFFRVVVETVGRHGGFVNKFQGDAALAIFGAPIEHPDASGGALAAARELHDELLPVIGSAEFGIGVSAGRAIAGHIGAQARFEYTVIGDPVNEAARLTELAKLETGHVLASAIAVSGALDAEALCWDVGEVVELRGRVAPTQLARPVKLAAHGEVARQQVST; this comes from the coding sequence ATGGCAACCGCGGCGACACTGCCCGGGCGGATCAACGCGTTCGTCCGGTGGGTGGTGCGCACCCCGTGGCCCCTGTTCCTGTTGAGCATGGTGCAGGCCGACATCATCGGCGCCCTATTCGTACTCGGCTTCCTGCGCTACGGCCTGCCACCCGAGGACCGCCTGCAGCTGCAGGACCTGCCGGGGGTGAACCTGGCGGTGTTCGCGGGCTCGCTGGTCGTGCTGTTCCTCGCCGTCTCGGTGATCAACCTCAAGCTGCTGATGCCGGTCTTCCGTTGGCAGCGCCGCGACAACCTGCTGGCCGAGACCGACCCGGCCGCCACCGAGCTGGCCCGCAGCCGGGCCTTGCGCATGCCGTTCTACCGCACGCTGACCAGCATGGTCGCCTGGTGCATCGGCGGCGTGGTGTTCATCGTCGCCAGCTGGTCGGTGGCCAGGTTCGCCGCACCGGTCGTGGCCGTCGCCACCGGCCTGGGCGCCGCCGCCACCGCGATCATCGGCTACCTGCAGTCCGAGCGGGTGCTGCGCCCGGTCGCCGTCTCCGCCCTGCGCAGCGGCGTGCCGGAGAACGTCAAGGCCCCCGGCGTCATCCTGCGCCAGATCCTGACCTGGATGCTCTCCACCGCCGTGCCCGTGCTGGCGATCGTGCTGGCGGTGGTCGCCGACAAGACCTCGCTGCTGCACGCGACGCCGGACAAGCTGTTCACCCCGATCCTGTTGCTGGCCCTGGCGGCACTGGGCATCGGGTTCGTCAGCACTCTGCTGGTGGCCATGTCGATCGCCGACCCGCTGCGCCAGCTGCGCTGGGCGCTGAGCGAGGTGCAGCGCGGAAACTACAACGCCCACATGCAGATCTACGACGCCAGCGAACTGGGCCTGCTGCAGGCCGGGTTCAACGACATGGTCCGCGACCTGTCCGAGCGGCAGCGGCTGCGCGACCTGTTCGGCCGCTACGTCGGCGAGGACGTCGCCCGCCGCGCCCTGGAGCGGGGCACCGAGCTGGGCGGGCAGGAACGCCACGTCGCCGTGTTGTTCGTCGATTTGGTCGGCTCGACGCAGCTGGCCGCGACCCGGCCACCGGCCGAGGTGGTGCACCTGCTCAATGAGTTCTTCCGAGTCGTCGTCGAGACCGTCGGCCGGCACGGCGGGTTCGTCAACAAGTTCCAGGGCGACGCCGCGCTGGCCATCTTCGGCGCCCCCATCGAGCACCCGGACGCGTCCGGCGGGGCGCTCGCGGCCGCCCGCGAACTACACGACGAGCTGCTGCCGGTCATCGGGTCCGCGGAGTTCGGGATCGGGGTGTCGGCGGGCCGGGCCATCGCCGGCCACATCGGCGCGCAGGCCCGCTTCGAATACACCGTGATCGGCGACCCCGTCAATGAGGCGGCGCGCCTGACGGAGCTGGCCAAGCTCGAGACCGGCCACGTGCTCGCGTCGGCGATCGCGGTC